In Phaseolus vulgaris cultivar G19833 chromosome 10, P. vulgaris v2.0, whole genome shotgun sequence, a single genomic region encodes these proteins:
- the LOC137817877 gene encoding uncharacterized protein: MPSTWVEEVPRIVWTYHTTPQSTTKETPFNLVYGSDAMILVEIQESSPRFQNFVVKESNEERKVNLDVLDEVREEARIMAKTLMRKVEYRYKSKLRPRQFQVTDLVMRKAHPY, translated from the coding sequence ATGCCATCAACCTGGGTAGAGgaagttcctagaattgtgtggacttaccacaccactccccagtCCACTACCAAAGAGACACCCTTTAACTTGGTGTATGGTTCAGATGCGATGATTCttgtagagatccaggagagctcaccacgattccagaacttcgtggttaaagagtccaacgaagagagaaaggtgaacctggatgtacttgatgaagtcagggaagaagcGAGGATCATGGCAAAAACCTTGATGAGAAAGGTGGAGTACAGGTACAAgtccaagctgagacctcgaCAGTTCCAGGTCaccgacctggtgatgcggaaagcccacccatactag